One SAR324 cluster bacterium DNA segment encodes these proteins:
- the rplT gene encoding 50S ribosomal protein L20, translating into MARIKRAVHARKKKSAYFKAAKGYRGGRGRLWRTVKDAVERSREYSYRDRKVRKRDYRQLWIMRINAAVREHGLSYSVFMHSLRSVGIELDRKSLADLAYENPAEFAKLVQQVRQKASA; encoded by the coding sequence ATGGCACGAATTAAAAGAGCAGTACATGCTCGCAAGAAGAAAAGCGCATATTTTAAAGCCGCTAAAGGCTATCGAGGTGGTCGCGGTCGTCTATGGCGGACTGTTAAAGATGCTGTAGAACGTTCTAGAGAATATTCTTATCGTGACCGCAAGGTTCGGAAGCGCGATTACAGACAATTGTGGATCATGAGGATTAACGCAGCTGTTCGTGAACATGGTTTGAGTTACAGTGTGTTCATGCACAGCTTGAGAAGCGTAGGTATCGAGCTTGATCGGAAATCACTCGCTGATCTCGCTTATGAGAACCCTGCAGAATTCGCAAAACTTGTACAACAAGTGCGTCAAAAAGCTTCCGCCTGA
- the rpmI gene encoding 50S ribosomal protein L35: MAGYKMKTHKGGAKRFKMTGSGKFKRKRAYLRHGMRKRSNDAKRSLRQKGYVEGSDHQSVAALLPYA; encoded by the coding sequence ATGGCTGGTTACAAAATGAAAACCCACAAGGGTGGGGCAAAACGATTCAAGATGACGGGATCTGGAAAATTCAAACGAAAAAGAGCCTACTTGCGTCATGGCATGCGTAAGCGAAGCAACGATGCTAAGCGCAGCCTCCGACAAAAAGGGTATGTTGAGGGTAGCGATCATCAATCAGTCGCTGCATTGCTCCCATACGCTTAA
- the infC gene encoding translation initiation factor IF-3: MEATIGIRRSKAPNKQDDSIRVNDQITAQQIRLIDGEGGQVGVITVSDALTRAQSDGLDLVEVSPKADPPVCRLMDYGKFKYQQSKRQHAAKVHQKVIHLKEVKLRPKIEDHDLRFKVRNALRFLEEGDKVKVNVVFMGREMAHKDLGLVLIERFLSMIGENGIVEQPVRNEGRSMFMILAPSKKK, encoded by the coding sequence CTGGAGGCGACCATAGGCATCCGTAGATCGAAAGCTCCAAACAAGCAGGATGACTCAATACGAGTCAATGATCAGATCACCGCTCAGCAGATTAGATTGATTGACGGAGAAGGTGGACAGGTTGGAGTAATTACAGTTTCCGATGCCCTCACTAGAGCTCAATCGGATGGACTTGACTTAGTTGAAGTTTCTCCTAAAGCGGATCCCCCTGTTTGCCGGTTGATGGATTATGGAAAATTCAAATACCAGCAAAGTAAAAGGCAACATGCCGCCAAGGTTCATCAGAAGGTAATACATCTCAAGGAGGTAAAACTCCGACCAAAAATTGAAGATCATGACCTAAGGTTTAAGGTGCGAAACGCTCTTCGCTTCCTTGAAGAGGGTGACAAGGTGAAAGTCAATGTTGTTTTCATGGGTCGGGAGATGGCCCACAAAGATTTGGGCTTGGTTCTTATTGAGCGATTCCTAAGCATGATTGGTGAGAATGGGATTGTTGAGCAACCTGTCCGTAACGAGGGACGCTCAATGTTCATGATTCTTGCCCCATCAAAGAAGAAGTGA